The nucleotide window ACCTGCTTCTACCTGCTCTAAGCATCAAAAGCAATCAAAAACGAATACAAGGTTTGTAATTTGATTAATAGAATCTGATATTAAGAACTTATTCAATTTAAATAGGAATGGAGCATACGCATACTGCAGAAGGACATGAACATGCACACGATTCATCTACCAAAAAGATCTGGAGAACATTCTGGATCCTCCTGGGTGTAACCATGGTAGAAGTTGGTCTGGCGTTTTTACACCTCGAAACAGGTGTTCCCAACAGGGTACTGCTGAACGCCGTGTTCATCGGTCTGACCGTAGTGAAGGCATTTTATATCGTAGCCGAATTTATGCACCTCGGCAGCGAAATCAAAAACCTGATCTACACCATCCTGCTTCCGTTACTGTTCTTCGTTTGGTTCATCATCGCTTTCCTCTATGAGGGTAACTCCTGGAAAAACCTGAACAAGGACCTGAGACCAGGAACTCCTGTAGAAGCTGTTAAAGCTGCACCAGCTGAAGGTCACGGAGCACACCACTAATTTTTTGATCATTTAAATTTCAGCGTCATTTCTCGCAGGGCTATATTAGGAGTTGCATTGGCTATATTGGTACCACTGACTGGTTACCTGATTGTAGATCATTATGGGAAAAATGTAGTACCCATTCCAAAGTACTATATTCCCGAAGGTGTAGATACCATCGTTCATAACGGAAAAGTTACCTACGATACTGTCTACCACAAGATCAAGGACTTTCAGATGACCAACCAGCTGGGACAGAAAGTGAGCCTGAAAGACATGGAAGGTAAAGTTATCCTGGTAGATTTCTTTTTCACTTCCTGCCCTTCTATCTGCCCTACGTTGACAAAGAACCTGAGAAAGATCCAGAGCGCTTACGGTAAAACAGATACCCTGCTCCAGATCCTCTCCTTTTCGGTAGATCC belongs to Chitinophaga sp. HK235 and includes:
- a CDS encoding cytochrome C oxidase subunit IV family protein is translated as MEHTHTAEGHEHAHDSSTKKIWRTFWILLGVTMVEVGLAFLHLETGVPNRVLLNAVFIGLTVVKAFYIVAEFMHLGSEIKNLIYTILLPLLFFVWFIIAFLYEGNSWKNLNKDLRPGTPVEAVKAAPAEGHGAHH
- a CDS encoding SCO family protein, with the protein product MAILVPLTGYLIVDHYGKNVVPIPKYYIPEGVDTIVHNGKVTYDTVYHKIKDFQMTNQLGQKVSLKDMEGKVILVDFFFTSCPSICPTLTKNLRKIQSAYGKTDTLLQILSFSVDPVRDSVARLRKYGYDYQVNPDNWWLLTGDKKEIYDLARHQFFVSVTEGDGGPDDFVHTEKLVLIDKNRHIRGYYNGLDSNAIKQCATDIATLYLEKDRHRPGFWQFLKGLFKNLS